The proteins below are encoded in one region of Halogranum gelatinilyticum:
- a CDS encoding branched-chain amino acid ABC transporter permease — protein MVAASQFLQLLVNGLIFSSIIILAAIGLSLVYSIADFANFAHGDLMTAGAFGALVAAGVLGGAPPTIFGVTLPSLPIPGADIVLFELPLALYVGILVGMAFAALVAVVTQRFIYEPLDAGSIELLITSIGVALGYRAIVQLGFGSGQRTYEIARTGRVEWVNDLIGVSVTPRDVVILGLTAVLVVGLHSLLQYTTLGRKMRATADNADLARVAGIRTGEVILAMWIIGGALAAAGGVFLGLDTLVRPRMGFDILLIVFAAVILGGIGSVYGAMLGGLVIGMAHELTPAIPFVSVEYSSAVAFILMVIILLVRPKGIMGEAA, from the coding sequence ATGGTCGCAGCGAGCCAGTTCCTACAGCTCTTGGTAAACGGGCTGATCTTCTCGAGTATCATCATCCTCGCAGCAATCGGTCTCTCGCTGGTCTACAGCATCGCCGACTTCGCGAACTTCGCGCACGGCGACCTGATGACTGCGGGGGCGTTCGGCGCGCTTGTCGCCGCCGGTGTCCTCGGTGGCGCGCCGCCGACGATCTTCGGCGTGACGCTGCCGTCGCTGCCGATTCCGGGTGCCGATATCGTGCTCTTCGAACTGCCGCTCGCGCTGTACGTCGGCATCCTCGTCGGGATGGCCTTCGCCGCGCTGGTCGCGGTCGTCACCCAGCGGTTCATCTACGAACCGCTCGACGCCGGCTCTATCGAACTGCTCATCACGAGTATCGGCGTCGCGCTCGGCTACCGCGCCATCGTCCAACTCGGCTTCGGCTCCGGCCAGCGAACCTACGAGATCGCCCGAACGGGACGCGTCGAGTGGGTCAACGACCTCATCGGGGTCTCGGTCACGCCCCGTGACGTTGTCATCCTCGGACTGACCGCCGTGCTGGTGGTCGGGCTGCACAGCCTCCTCCAGTACACGACGCTCGGCCGCAAGATGCGGGCGACGGCGGACAACGCCGACCTGGCCCGCGTCGCCGGTATTCGCACCGGTGAGGTCATCCTCGCCATGTGGATCATCGGCGGCGCGCTCGCCGCAGCTGGCGGCGTCTTCCTCGGGCTGGACACGCTCGTCCGCCCCCGGATGGGCTTCGACATCCTGCTCATCGTGTTCGCCGCGGTCATCCTCGGCGGCATCGGGAGCGTCTACGGCGCGATGCTCGGCGGGCTCGTCATCGGGATGGCTCACGAGCTGACGCCCGCGATTCCGTTCGTCAGCGTCGAATACTCCTCGGCAGTGGCGTTCATCCTGATGGTCATCATCCTGCTCGTCCGTCCGAAGGGCATCATGGGGGAGGCAGCCTGA
- a CDS encoding phosphopentomutase/phosphoglucosamine mutase — protein sequence MELFGTAGIRGSVTERVTPELALSVGRAAGVDGDEFVVARDGRVTGPALAAAMEAGLESAGATVHRAGMLPTPALAFASQGRRGVMLTASHNPPTDNGIKVFDDGVEYAREAEQAIEERVEAGASPVAWDEWGGGDEVEPLAAYRSAVTDFASTRGADLDGLRVAVDCGNGMGALATPQVLRELGAQVVTLNANVDGHFPGRESKPTPETLSDLREFVADGEFAFGLGHDGDADRIVIIDGDGEVVHEDTVLAILAEHYVRSEDVADPVVVTTPNASARIDERVRAAGGRVERVRLGALHEGIASARADGGDVVFAAEPWKHIHVPFGGWIDGVTSAAVVGRLVADVGLDALREPVTERPYRKVSVECPDTAKATVMETVATTLPDAFPDAEVDTEYGVRLEFPDASWTLVRPSGTEPYVRIYAESDEVDGLVADVRAVVDEAVADAA from the coding sequence ATGGAACTCTTCGGCACCGCAGGAATCCGCGGGAGCGTCACGGAGCGAGTGACGCCCGAGCTGGCGCTTTCCGTCGGCCGGGCGGCCGGTGTGGACGGCGACGAGTTCGTCGTCGCCCGCGACGGCCGCGTCACCGGTCCGGCACTCGCCGCCGCGATGGAAGCTGGCCTCGAATCCGCCGGCGCGACCGTCCACCGCGCCGGGATGCTGCCGACACCGGCACTCGCGTTCGCCTCACAGGGTCGTCGCGGAGTCATGCTCACCGCCTCGCACAACCCACCGACAGACAACGGAATCAAAGTCTTCGACGACGGCGTCGAGTACGCCCGCGAGGCGGAGCAGGCCATCGAGGAGCGCGTCGAAGCCGGAGCGTCGCCCGTCGCGTGGGACGAGTGGGGCGGGGGCGACGAGGTCGAGCCGTTGGCCGCCTACCGCTCGGCTGTCACCGACTTCGCGTCGACTCGCGGTGCCGACCTCGACGGGCTTCGGGTCGCCGTCGACTGCGGCAACGGGATGGGCGCGCTGGCGACCCCGCAGGTGCTCCGCGAACTCGGCGCGCAGGTCGTCACGCTCAACGCCAACGTCGACGGCCACTTCCCCGGCCGCGAGTCGAAGCCGACGCCCGAGACGCTCTCGGACCTCCGGGAGTTCGTCGCCGACGGCGAGTTCGCGTTCGGACTCGGCCACGACGGCGACGCGGACCGTATCGTCATCATCGACGGCGACGGCGAGGTCGTCCACGAGGACACGGTTCTCGCCATCCTCGCCGAGCACTACGTCCGCTCGGAAGACGTCGCCGACCCCGTGGTCGTGACGACGCCGAACGCCTCGGCCCGCATCGACGAACGTGTCCGGGCGGCCGGTGGCCGCGTCGAGCGCGTCCGACTCGGCGCGCTCCACGAGGGCATCGCGTCGGCCCGCGCCGACGGCGGCGACGTGGTCTTCGCGGCCGAGCCGTGGAAGCACATCCACGTCCCCTTCGGCGGCTGGATCGACGGCGTGACGAGCGCGGCCGTCGTCGGCCGTCTCGTCGCCGACGTCGGTCTCGACGCGCTCCGCGAACCGGTTACGGAACGGCCGTACCGCAAGGTCAGTGTCGAATGTCCCGACACGGCGAAGGCGACCGTGATGGAGACGGTGGCAACGACGCTGCCCGACGCCTTCCCCGACGCCGAGGTCGACACCGAGTACGGCGTCCGGCTTGAGTTCCCCGACGCGTCGTGGACGCTCGTCCGTCCGAGCGGGACGGAGCCGTACGTCCGAATCTACGCCGAGAGCGACGAAGTGGACGGTCTCGTCGCCGACGTCCGCGCCGTCGTCGACGAGGCCGTCGCGGACGCCGCGTAG
- a CDS encoding acylphosphatase, producing MSDRTRAHVYVTGKVQGVFYRATTRDTAGEHGVDGWVRNLDDGRVEAVFEGSEDAVEAMVEWCHTGSPAATVDDVTAEYEEPQGEDGFRIRR from the coding sequence ATGTCCGACCGCACACGCGCACACGTCTACGTGACTGGGAAGGTACAGGGCGTCTTCTACCGCGCTACCACACGCGACACCGCGGGGGAGCACGGTGTCGACGGCTGGGTCCGGAACCTCGACGACGGCCGCGTCGAAGCGGTGTTCGAAGGGAGCGAGGACGCCGTCGAGGCGATGGTCGAGTGGTGCCACACCGGCAGTCCGGCGGCGACCGTCGACGACGTGACCGCCGAGTACGAGGAGCCACAGGGCGAGGACGGCTTTCGGATTCGTCGGTGA
- a CDS encoding DMT family transporter: protein MVRRYTFALAPLAAATLWGGMYVVSKWGFGLVPPLTLGFLRVALGAAVLYPLVRRRDVTVEPDDYRGFVLLGGWVTATIATQFVGTELTNASQGSLLTVLTPVCTVLLGVAVLDERLTRGKTVGIALATLGTVVVIVGQYRLSSLATGDLLGVLALVAASVSWAGFTVWGAPYVRRYSAITAVTYSTLASVPMLAVLAGVELAARGIDPTALPVTVESVAAVLYLGIGATAAAWYLWYKGLEYVDAGTVAAFFFAQPVVGSVLGVFLLGEAVGATFGLGGGILAVGVWLVSVTAADRA, encoded by the coding sequence ATGGTTCGGCGGTACACCTTCGCACTCGCACCCCTCGCAGCAGCGACTCTCTGGGGCGGGATGTACGTCGTCAGCAAGTGGGGGTTCGGGCTGGTCCCCCCGCTCACGCTCGGGTTTCTGCGGGTCGCGCTCGGTGCGGCGGTCCTGTATCCGCTGGTCCGTCGTCGGGACGTCACCGTCGAACCAGACGATTACCGAGGGTTCGTTCTCCTCGGCGGCTGGGTGACGGCCACCATCGCGACGCAGTTCGTCGGCACGGAGTTGACGAACGCCTCGCAAGGCTCGTTGCTCACTGTCCTGACGCCGGTGTGTACCGTCCTGCTCGGCGTGGCGGTCCTCGACGAGCGGCTCACTCGTGGCAAGACGGTCGGCATCGCGCTCGCGACGCTCGGGACCGTCGTCGTCATCGTCGGACAGTACCGGCTCTCGTCGCTGGCGACGGGGGACCTCCTCGGCGTCCTCGCGCTCGTCGCGGCCAGTGTGTCGTGGGCGGGGTTCACCGTCTGGGGCGCGCCCTACGTCCGGCGGTACTCGGCGATCACGGCGGTGACGTACTCGACGCTCGCGTCCGTCCCGATGCTAGCCGTCCTCGCAGGCGTCGAACTCGCGGCTCGCGGTATCGACCCGACGGCCCTCCCAGTGACTGTCGAGAGCGTCGCTGCAGTGCTCTATCTGGGTATCGGGGCGACGGCCGCCGCGTGGTATCTCTGGTACAAGGGGTTGGAATACGTCGACGCAGGGACCGTCGCGGCGTTCTTCTTCGCCCAGCCGGTCGTCGGGTCGGTCCTCGGCGTGTTCCTCCTCGGCGAGGCGGTCGGCGCGACGTTCGGACTCGGCGGGGGAATCCTCGCGGTCGGCGTCTGGCTGGTGAGCGTCACGGCGGCCGACAGAGCGTAG
- a CDS encoding ABC transporter ATP-binding protein — protein MSQHVLQADGVDSGYGEVQVLDDLNLHLDDGEIVCLIGPNGAGKSTVLKTVFGLLEPWTGSITLHDEEIGGVDPADLVRMGVGYVPQVDNVFGSLSIDENLRMGGVARESGLEDVIGRLYDRFQILDDKRGAKASTLSGGQRQVLAFARALVMEPDVLLIDEPSAGLAPSIVEDVFRNVQTVNELGTSILMVEQNAREGLAISDRGYVLDQGTVAYEGAADKLLDDPEVSQLYLGGADYE, from the coding sequence ATGAGCCAGCACGTGCTCCAGGCCGACGGTGTCGACAGCGGCTACGGGGAGGTACAGGTCCTCGACGACCTAAACCTCCACCTCGACGACGGCGAGATCGTCTGTCTCATCGGACCGAACGGTGCTGGTAAGTCGACGGTGCTGAAGACCGTCTTCGGCCTGCTCGAGCCGTGGACCGGCTCGATCACGCTCCACGACGAGGAGATCGGCGGCGTCGACCCGGCTGATCTCGTCCGCATGGGCGTCGGCTACGTCCCACAGGTCGACAACGTGTTCGGCTCGCTGTCGATCGACGAGAACCTCCGGATGGGCGGGGTCGCCCGCGAGTCCGGACTCGAAGACGTCATCGGCCGACTCTATGACCGCTTTCAGATTCTCGACGACAAACGGGGTGCCAAAGCCAGTACGCTCTCGGGCGGCCAGCGACAGGTGCTCGCGTTCGCGAGGGCACTCGTGATGGAACCCGACGTGCTGCTCATCGACGAACCGTCGGCCGGACTCGCGCCCTCTATCGTCGAGGACGTGTTCCGGAACGTCCAGACGGTCAACGAACTCGGTACCTCGATTCTGATGGTCGAGCAGAACGCCCGCGAGGGGCTGGCCATCTCGGATCGCGGCTACGTCCTCGACCAGGGGACGGTCGCCTACGAGGGTGCCGCAGACAAGCTGCTCGACGACCCCGAGGTGTCGCAGCTCTACCTCGGCGGTGCCGACTACGAGTAG
- a CDS encoding BMP family lipoprotein — MDRRTFIKGTGIAGITGLAGCTGGPSEGGDGGSESTTTESSGSEETTSESTETSTSSDVNVGMVYALGGLGDKSFNDAAQRGVVQAEEEFGISYNEAQPSSAEEFPQFQRQFAQSGNYDLVCCIGFAQQSALNNTAPNFPDQDFMLVDAVVETDNVANYLFREEEGSFQVGHLAGLLTTQDFSAGEGSTNPDEMTVGFVGGVDVPLIRKFQAGYEAGIAEANSDIEVLTAYTGSFSDPTAAKEAALSMYDQGADIIYHASGASGVGVFQAAQEQGRYAIGVDSDQSQTEPSYQDVILASMVKRVDTAVYESVENVVNGEYEGGSTVTLGLEQEGVACVYGQSLGSEISSDVKSSLDASAEAIISGDIDVPTSVE; from the coding sequence ATGGATAGACGCACATTCATCAAAGGTACGGGTATTGCAGGAATTACCGGACTTGCGGGCTGTACGGGTGGGCCGTCCGAGGGTGGCGACGGTGGTAGCGAGAGCACGACCACCGAGTCCTCGGGGTCCGAGGAGACGACGTCCGAGAGCACCGAGACGTCCACCTCCAGCGACGTCAACGTCGGGATGGTCTACGCGCTCGGTGGTCTCGGTGACAAGTCGTTCAACGACGCCGCCCAGCGCGGTGTCGTCCAGGCCGAAGAGGAGTTCGGAATCTCTTACAACGAGGCACAGCCGTCCTCGGCGGAGGAGTTCCCGCAGTTCCAGCGGCAGTTCGCCCAGTCGGGCAACTACGACCTCGTCTGCTGTATCGGCTTCGCACAGCAGAGTGCCCTGAACAACACGGCACCGAACTTCCCGGATCAGGACTTCATGCTCGTCGACGCCGTCGTCGAGACCGACAACGTGGCCAACTACCTCTTCAGAGAGGAGGAAGGCTCCTTCCAGGTCGGCCATCTCGCCGGCCTGCTCACGACGCAGGACTTCTCGGCGGGCGAGGGGTCGACCAACCCCGACGAGATGACGGTCGGCTTCGTCGGCGGTGTCGACGTCCCGCTCATCCGCAAGTTCCAGGCTGGCTACGAGGCCGGTATCGCCGAGGCCAACAGCGACATCGAGGTGCTGACAGCCTACACCGGCTCGTTCAGTGACCCGACGGCGGCCAAGGAGGCCGCGCTGTCGATGTACGACCAGGGTGCCGACATCATCTACCACGCCTCCGGCGCGTCCGGTGTCGGCGTCTTCCAGGCCGCACAGGAGCAGGGTCGCTACGCCATCGGCGTCGACTCCGACCAGTCGCAGACCGAACCGAGCTACCAGGACGTCATCCTGGCGAGCATGGTCAAGCGCGTCGACACGGCCGTCTACGAGTCCGTCGAGAACGTCGTCAACGGCGAGTACGAAGGCGGTTCGACGGTCACGCTCGGTCTCGAACAGGAGGGTGTCGCCTGCGTCTACGGCCAGTCGCTCGGCTCGGAGATCTCCAGCGACGTGAAGTCCTCGCTCGACGCCTCCGCAGAGGCGATCATCAGCGGCGACATCGACGTCCCGACGTCGGTCGAGTAA
- a CDS encoding branched-chain amino acid ABC transporter permease: protein MSVNDAIDKVGSEKWVLGGIVAVALLLVASVATGGLTLAYLLPTLALVGMWALLALGLNVQWGYAGLINFSVAAFWGIGMYSVALFTAPGSPLGINQGFFVAVAVAVVASTVLALLIGIPTLRLRTDYLAIASLGLAEVVRLVILNEREITAGSQGISIDALFPSLVTFLDSIFAPDAPAFPYRGLVDLLLVSVGILLVYAFLRRVHRSPWGRVMRTIRSDEDLAEALGKNTYWYKMQAFVIGSILMALAGVFYAYQFRYVAPGDLEPISTFYVWVAVILGGTGSNRGAVLGAVTIVLIREGTRFLGGVGFGLDAAALRLLFVGLLIIAVVRFRSEGLLPPKRELIWPAAREDDS, encoded by the coding sequence ATGTCGGTCAACGACGCCATCGACAAGGTCGGCAGCGAGAAATGGGTCCTCGGCGGCATCGTCGCCGTGGCCCTGCTGCTCGTCGCCAGCGTCGCGACCGGCGGTCTCACCCTGGCGTATCTGCTGCCGACGCTCGCGCTCGTCGGGATGTGGGCGTTGCTCGCGCTCGGACTCAACGTCCAGTGGGGCTACGCCGGACTCATCAACTTCTCCGTCGCCGCCTTCTGGGGTATCGGGATGTACTCCGTGGCACTCTTCACCGCGCCCGGCTCGCCGCTGGGAATCAACCAGGGCTTCTTCGTCGCGGTCGCGGTCGCGGTCGTCGCGTCGACGGTGTTGGCACTTCTCATCGGGATTCCGACGCTCCGACTGCGGACGGACTATCTGGCCATCGCCAGCCTCGGTCTCGCCGAGGTCGTCCGACTCGTCATCCTGAACGAGCGCGAGATCACGGCGGGGAGTCAGGGCATCAGTATCGACGCCCTGTTCCCGTCGCTCGTGACGTTTCTGGATAGCATCTTCGCGCCGGACGCACCGGCGTTCCCGTACCGTGGACTCGTCGACCTGCTCCTCGTCAGCGTGGGTATCCTCCTCGTGTACGCGTTCCTCCGGCGGGTTCACCGCTCGCCGTGGGGCCGCGTCATGCGGACCATCCGCTCGGACGAGGACCTCGCGGAGGCACTGGGCAAGAACACCTACTGGTACAAGATGCAGGCGTTCGTCATCGGGAGCATTCTGATGGCACTCGCGGGCGTCTTCTACGCCTACCAGTTCCGCTACGTCGCACCGGGCGACCTCGAACCCATCAGCACGTTCTACGTGTGGGTCGCGGTCATCCTCGGCGGGACCGGCAGCAACCGTGGGGCCGTCCTCGGGGCGGTCACCATCGTCCTCATCCGCGAGGGGACGCGGTTCCTCGGCGGCGTCGGGTTCGGTCTCGACGCGGCAGCCCTGCGGCTGTTGTTCGTCGGCCTGCTCATCATCGCGGTCGTCCGCTTCCGCTCGGAGGGACTGCTCCCGCCGAAGCGTGAGCTCATCTGGCCTGCCGCCAGGGAGGACGACTCATGA
- a CDS encoding ABC transporter ATP-binding protein, giving the protein MSQDSEMVYEGANLNKGDVVLRAEGLRKTFGGLVATDDASFAVERGSITGMVGPNGAGKSTLFNLVSGFYTPDAGSVYVNDTEVTAQDPHEVAREGLIRTFQTPRKLEGMTVREAMMVGATPQAGESILPLFLSPSKVTAEERQNLDKAEELLERFEIAHLIDEPSTDLSGGQLKLVELARAITTDPDVLLLDEPVAGVNPTLANDIKRFIRELNEEGQTFLIIEHDMPFIMDLADPIIVLDQGRVLMEGTPEQVRTDERVIDAYLGGADGGRPGAGGDE; this is encoded by the coding sequence ATGAGCCAGGACAGCGAGATGGTCTACGAGGGCGCGAACCTGAACAAGGGCGACGTCGTGCTCCGTGCGGAGGGGCTGCGCAAGACGTTCGGCGGCCTCGTCGCCACCGACGACGCCTCCTTCGCCGTCGAGCGCGGCAGTATCACCGGGATGGTCGGCCCGAACGGCGCGGGCAAGTCGACGCTGTTCAACCTCGTCTCGGGGTTCTATACGCCCGACGCGGGCAGCGTCTACGTCAACGACACCGAGGTGACGGCACAGGATCCACACGAGGTGGCCCGCGAAGGTCTCATTCGGACGTTCCAGACCCCCCGGAAGTTGGAGGGGATGACCGTCCGCGAGGCGATGATGGTCGGCGCGACGCCACAGGCGGGCGAGTCGATTCTCCCGCTGTTCCTCTCGCCGAGCAAGGTCACGGCGGAGGAGCGACAGAACCTCGACAAGGCCGAGGAACTGCTCGAACGGTTCGAGATCGCCCACCTCATCGACGAGCCGTCGACGGATCTCTCCGGCGGCCAGCTGAAGCTGGTCGAGCTCGCCCGTGCGATCACGACCGACCCGGACGTCCTGCTTTTGGACGAACCGGTCGCTGGCGTCAACCCGACGCTGGCGAACGACATCAAGCGGTTCATCCGCGAGCTCAACGAGGAGGGCCAGACCTTCCTCATCATCGAGCACGATATGCCCTTTATCATGGACCTCGCCGACCCGATCATCGTCCTCGACCAGGGCCGCGTCCTCATGGAGGGGACGCCGGAACAGGTTCGGACCGACGAGCGCGTCATCGACGCCTACCTCGGCGGAGCCGACGGTGGTCGCCCCGGCGCGGGAGGTGACGAATGA